From the Acidovorax carolinensis genome, one window contains:
- a CDS encoding anhydro-N-acetylmuramic acid kinase: MPGLYIGLMSGTSLDGIDGVLADFSQDKMAILGHASAPIAPDLRAELLALNTPGPNELHRAALAGNALARAYADVVHSLLERSGTPASAVRAIGAHGQTVRHRPQEFDGTGYTLQLNNPSLLAERTGIAVVADFRSRDVAAGGQGAPLVPAYHQGVFGRPDETVLVLNIGGISNLSVLGADGSVAGFDCGPGNALMDHWCQLHTGQAFDKNGAWAARGRVLPDLLVTLLQEPFLQQPPPKSTGRDLFNPAWLAGKLAAHASARPDDVQATLTELTASACATSASSYGKNSKLLAVCGGGALNTHLMRRLQALLPGASVVPTDALGLPALQVEAAAFAWLARQTVRGQTGSLQSVTGAQGARVLGAVYPA, translated from the coding sequence ATGCCCGGCTTGTACATCGGCCTCATGTCGGGCACCTCGCTCGACGGCATCGATGGCGTTCTGGCCGACTTTTCACAAGACAAAATGGCCATTCTCGGCCATGCGTCAGCACCTATAGCTCCTGATTTAAGAGCAGAACTGCTCGCCCTCAATACCCCCGGCCCCAACGAACTGCACCGTGCGGCCCTCGCGGGCAATGCACTGGCGCGGGCCTATGCCGACGTAGTGCACAGCCTGCTGGAGCGCAGCGGCACCCCCGCCAGCGCCGTCCGGGCCATTGGCGCCCATGGGCAGACCGTGCGCCATCGCCCCCAGGAATTCGACGGCACGGGCTACACCCTGCAACTGAACAACCCGTCCTTGCTGGCCGAGCGCACAGGCATTGCCGTGGTGGCCGATTTCCGCAGCCGCGATGTGGCCGCTGGCGGCCAGGGCGCCCCGCTGGTACCGGCCTATCACCAGGGGGTGTTTGGCCGTCCGGACGAGACAGTGCTGGTGCTCAACATTGGTGGCATCTCCAACCTCAGCGTGCTGGGCGCCGATGGCAGCGTTGCGGGCTTTGACTGTGGCCCCGGCAATGCACTGATGGACCATTGGTGTCAGTTGCACACCGGCCAGGCGTTTGACAAAAATGGAGCCTGGGCTGCCCGGGGTCGGGTGCTGCCCGACCTTCTTGTCACACTGCTGCAGGAGCCTTTTTTGCAGCAACCCCCACCCAAAAGCACCGGGCGCGATCTGTTCAACCCGGCCTGGCTGGCGGGCAAGCTGGCTGCACACGCCAGCGCCCGGCCCGATGACGTGCAGGCCACATTGACCGAATTGACCGCCAGCGCTTGTGCAACAAGCGCATCAAGCTATGGAAAAAATAGCAAACTACTGGCAGTGTGTGGTGGCGGCGCCTTGAATACGCACCTGATGCGGCGTCTGCAGGCCTTGCTCCCGGGCGCATCGGTGGTACCGACCGATGCCTTGGGCCTGCCCGCGCTGCAGGTGGAGGCCGCCGCCTTTGCCTGGCTGGCTCGCCAGACGGTACGAGGGCAAACGGGCAGCCTCCAAAGCGTCACGGGCGCCCAAGGCGCCCGTGTTCTGGGGGCCGTCTACCCGGCCTGA
- the erpA gene encoding iron-sulfur cluster insertion protein ErpA, which translates to MSAVAENIQTEMPTPILFTDSAAAKVADLIAEEGNPDLKLRVFVQGGGCSGFQYGFTFDEITNEDDTTMTKNGVSLLIDAMSYQYLLGAEIDYKEDLQGAQFVIKNPNATSTCGCGSSFSA; encoded by the coding sequence ATGAGTGCCGTTGCAGAAAATATCCAGACCGAAATGCCCACCCCCATCCTGTTTACTGACAGCGCGGCAGCCAAGGTGGCAGACCTGATCGCCGAAGAGGGCAATCCCGACCTGAAACTGCGCGTGTTTGTCCAGGGTGGCGGTTGCTCGGGTTTTCAGTACGGTTTCACCTTTGACGAAATCACCAACGAAGACGACACCACCATGACCAAGAATGGTGTCTCGCTGCTGATCGACGCCATGAGCTACCAGTACCTGTTGGGCGCAGAGATCGACTACAAGGAAGACCTGCAGGGCGCACAGTTCGTGATCAAGAATCCGAACGCCACCAGCACCTGCGGCTGTGGTTCCAGCTTCTCGGCCTGA
- the rpsI gene encoding 30S ribosomal protein S9, with amino-acid sequence MIGEWNNGTGRRKSSVARVFLKKGSGKITVNGKDIQSYFGRETSIMIAKQPLALTNHVETFDIQINVHGGGESGQAGAARHGITRALIDYDATLKPVLSQAGFVTRDAREVERKKVGLHSARRAKQFSKR; translated from the coding sequence ATGATTGGTGAATGGAACAATGGCACCGGCCGTCGCAAGTCCAGCGTCGCCCGCGTGTTTCTGAAAAAAGGCTCCGGCAAGATCACGGTGAACGGCAAGGACATTCAGTCCTACTTCGGTCGCGAAACCTCGATCATGATTGCCAAGCAACCCCTCGCGTTGACCAACCATGTCGAAACCTTCGACATCCAGATCAACGTGCATGGTGGTGGTGAATCCGGCCAGGCTGGCGCTGCCCGCCATGGCATCACCCGCGCCCTGATCGACTACGACGCGACGCTCAAGCCCGTCCTGAGCCAAGCCGGCTTCGTGACGCGTGACGCCCGCGAAGTGGAACGTAAGAAGGTCGGTCTGCACTCCGCACGCCGCGCCAAGCAGTTCTCCAAGCGTTAA
- the rplM gene encoding 50S ribosomal protein L13 produces MTTTFSAKPAEVVHEWFVIDATDKVLGRVASEVALRLRGKHKAIYTPHVDTGDFIVIINAAQLKVTGTKSLDKVYYRHSGYPGGITATNFRDMQAKHPGRALEKAVKGMLPKGPLGYAMIKKLKVYGGAEHPHTAQQPKALEI; encoded by the coding sequence ATGACTACTACTTTCAGCGCTAAGCCCGCTGAGGTCGTGCACGAGTGGTTTGTGATTGACGCGACCGACAAGGTCCTCGGACGAGTAGCCAGCGAAGTTGCTCTCCGTTTGCGCGGCAAACACAAGGCCATTTACACGCCTCACGTCGACACCGGTGACTTCATCGTCATCATCAACGCCGCCCAGCTCAAGGTTACCGGCACCAAGTCCCTGGACAAGGTGTACTACCGCCACTCGGGTTACCCCGGCGGTATCACGGCCACGAACTTCCGCGACATGCAAGCCAAGCACCCCGGCCGCGCGCTGGAAAAGGCTGTCAAGGGCATGCTGCCCAAGGGTCCCCTTGGCTACGCGATGATCAAGAAACTCAAGGTGTACGGTGGTGCTGAGCATCCCCACACCGCCCAGCAGCCCAAAGCGCTGGAAATCTAA
- a CDS encoding serine/threonine protein kinase encodes MIENPSPTSASRVNHVDALPPGTRLAEFEILALLGVGGFGMVYKAFDHSLHRAVAIKEYMPSALAGRSQGQSLWVRSSSDQQTFQAGLASFMGEARLLAQFDHPSLVKVFRFWEANNTAYMVMPLYTGMTFKQARAQMRTPPPEAWLRKMLWSVLGALRVLHEGNTLHRDISPDNIFLQDNGPPVLLDLGASRHAINDQGRKHTAVLKVNYAPIEQYSEGDDELRQGPWSDLYSLAAVVYGCLCNDTPLPATLRSIRDRMVSFSRVARTVQRQFGVEYSAPFVTAIAQALALRPEDRPQSIDAFLQTMGMTSPPEGIEHFDFRAELGSIWVEPADHPGPGVPAPTVDVTSAPRPMADLEDLTYRSARPVLPSAGAPMQDGRDIHANEGPDTVAADMADTVFIDVGDSVFEDAHAADKAPVVPPARAERPGRTRKDPGNQAQAPERAAAGTRARLQSSPVWLLGAFLALAIVAVALWWAQGRSASRPADDILTELKEPAAAPVAATAAVAAAPVQAVPASPASDAPLAGIADKEAVSGAGSLSAAPAVVEAPAVRPAVRSAGQRRNLSEPAGAAPVAVQDMPAPHPESVVAPKPKVTTVRTAGPQEACADAGFLARPLCIFNECKKPGLTGHPVCVEARRRQEDDLQRRQMQN; translated from the coding sequence ATGATTGAAAACCCCAGTCCAACTTCTGCCAGCCGCGTGAACCATGTGGACGCGCTGCCACCGGGCACCCGCCTGGCCGAGTTTGAAATACTGGCGTTGCTCGGGGTGGGCGGTTTTGGCATGGTCTACAAGGCGTTCGACCATTCGTTGCACCGCGCCGTGGCCATCAAGGAATACATGCCGTCGGCGCTGGCAGGCCGCTCGCAGGGACAATCGCTGTGGGTGCGATCGTCGTCCGACCAGCAGACCTTCCAGGCCGGGCTGGCGTCCTTCATGGGCGAGGCGCGCCTGCTGGCGCAGTTTGACCATCCGTCCCTGGTGAAGGTTTTCCGTTTCTGGGAGGCCAACAACACCGCATACATGGTCATGCCGCTCTACACCGGCATGACGTTCAAGCAGGCGCGCGCGCAGATGCGCACGCCGCCCCCTGAGGCCTGGCTGCGCAAGATGCTCTGGTCGGTGTTGGGTGCGCTTCGGGTACTGCACGAGGGCAACACGCTGCACCGGGATATCTCTCCGGACAACATCTTCCTGCAGGACAACGGGCCGCCGGTGCTGCTGGACCTGGGGGCGTCGCGCCATGCCATCAACGACCAGGGCCGCAAGCACACCGCCGTGCTCAAGGTGAACTACGCGCCCATCGAGCAGTATTCCGAAGGCGACGATGAGTTGCGCCAAGGCCCCTGGAGCGATCTGTATTCGCTGGCTGCGGTGGTGTACGGCTGTCTGTGCAACGACACCCCGCTCCCGGCTACGCTGCGCTCCATCCGCGACCGCATGGTGTCGTTTTCGCGCGTGGCCAGGACCGTCCAGCGCCAGTTCGGGGTGGAGTATTCGGCGCCATTCGTCACCGCCATCGCCCAGGCTCTTGCACTGCGCCCCGAGGATCGACCCCAGAGCATTGACGCCTTCCTGCAAACCATGGGCATGACCTCGCCGCCCGAAGGGATCGAGCATTTCGACTTCCGCGCCGAGCTGGGGAGTATCTGGGTGGAGCCGGCGGACCATCCGGGCCCTGGTGTGCCTGCCCCCACGGTAGACGTGACCTCAGCACCCCGCCCAATGGCCGATCTGGAGGACCTGACCTACCGTTCGGCCAGGCCTGTCCTGCCTTCCGCTGGCGCGCCCATGCAGGATGGGCGTGACATCCATGCCAACGAAGGGCCTGACACGGTGGCGGCAGACATGGCCGACACGGTATTCATCGATGTCGGAGACTCGGTGTTCGAGGATGCCCATGCTGCCGACAAGGCCCCGGTGGTGCCGCCTGCGCGTGCGGAGCGCCCGGGGCGAACGCGAAAAGATCCAGGCAATCAGGCGCAGGCGCCGGAGCGCGCTGCCGCAGGCACCCGGGCTCGTCTGCAATCGTCGCCGGTGTGGCTGTTGGGGGCTTTCTTGGCGCTGGCCATCGTGGCGGTGGCACTGTGGTGGGCTCAGGGCCGGTCTGCCTCGCGGCCCGCCGATGACATCCTCACTGAACTCAAGGAGCCGGCGGCCGCGCCGGTCGCTGCGACGGCTGCGGTGGCAGCTGCCCCGGTGCAGGCCGTGCCAGCCAGCCCGGCCAGCGACGCGCCACTGGCGGGCATCGCCGACAAGGAGGCCGTGTCAGGTGCAGGCAGCTTGAGCGCCGCGCCAGCGGTTGTCGAAGCCCCTGCAGTGCGCCCCGCCGTGCGCTCTGCCGGGCAGCGCCGCAACTTGTCCGAGCCTGCCGGTGCCGCTCCGGTGGCGGTGCAGGACATGCCTGCGCCGCATCCCGAGTCGGTGGTGGCACCCAAACCCAAAGTGACCACTGTGCGCACAGCAGGTCCGCAAGAGGCGTGCGCCGACGCAGGCTTCCTGGCCCGCCCCCTGTGCATCTTCAATGAATGCAAAAAGCCGGGTCTGACAGGGCATCCGGTGTGCGTGGAAGCCCGCCGGCGGCAGGAAGATGACCTGCAGCGCCGGCAGATGCAAAACTGA
- a CDS encoding 23S rRNA (adenine(2030)-N(6))-methyltransferase RlmJ, with translation MFSYRHAFHAGNHADVLKHTVLIATLQHLTEKDAALTVLDTHAGAGLYRLDGDYASTSGEAVDGILRLTAPGAAALTPALQAYVDMVKAFNQGATTKVYPGSPFIIQRLLRDHDKLKLFELHPTDLRALAGNVAQLEAGRQVAVLHEDGFEGIRKFLPPPARRALVLCDPSYEMKSDYAKVLDMAADALKRFATGTYAVWYPIIPRPEAHDLPRRLKTLATKAGKSWLHATLTVKSSKLTETAEGEVKRPGLPASGMFLINPPFTLKAALKAALPQMAELLAQDKHATHTLESGG, from the coding sequence ATGTTCAGTTATCGCCACGCCTTTCATGCGGGCAACCACGCCGACGTGCTCAAGCACACCGTGCTGATTGCCACCTTGCAACACCTCACCGAAAAAGACGCGGCCCTCACCGTGCTCGACACCCATGCGGGCGCGGGCCTGTACCGGCTCGATGGCGACTATGCCAGCACCAGCGGCGAGGCGGTGGACGGCATCTTGCGCCTCACGGCACCGGGCGCTGCCGCCCTCACGCCCGCGCTGCAGGCCTATGTGGACATGGTGAAAGCCTTCAACCAGGGCGCCACCACCAAGGTGTACCCCGGCTCGCCCTTCATCATCCAGCGGCTGCTGCGCGACCACGACAAGCTCAAGCTGTTTGAGCTGCACCCGACCGACCTGCGCGCGCTGGCCGGCAACGTGGCGCAACTGGAGGCCGGCCGGCAGGTGGCCGTGCTGCACGAAGACGGTTTCGAAGGTATCCGCAAATTTTTGCCCCCACCGGCCCGCCGCGCTTTGGTGTTGTGCGATCCCAGCTATGAAATGAAGAGCGACTATGCCAAGGTGCTGGACATGGCCGCCGACGCGCTCAAGCGCTTTGCCACCGGCACCTACGCCGTCTGGTACCCCATCATTCCGCGCCCCGAAGCGCACGACCTGCCGCGCCGCCTCAAAACCCTGGCCACCAAGGCAGGCAAGAGCTGGCTGCATGCCACGCTGACCGTCAAGTCCAGCAAGCTCACCGAGACTGCGGAGGGCGAAGTCAAACGCCCCGGCCTGCCCGCCAGCGGCATGTTTCTGATCAATCCACCCTTCACCCTGAAAGCCGCCTTGAAGGCGGCCCTGCCCCAGATGGCGGAACTGCTGGCGCAGGACAAGCACGCCACCCACACGCTCGAATCGGGCGGCTGA
- a CDS encoding septal ring lytic transglycosylase RlpA family protein: MPEPVRSEPARRGATGTVLPEPPAESVRESDQQGLASWYGPRFHGRRTASGEIFNRRDLTAAHRTLPFGTRVCVRSQLTGRAVVVRINDRGPFAVNRVIDVSQAAAQELGMQGLGIKPVELWLLEDGEGDCPQSLSVSAP; encoded by the coding sequence TTGCCTGAGCCCGTTCGCAGCGAGCCTGCCAGGCGCGGTGCCACCGGCACGGTGTTGCCTGAGCCCCCGGCCGAGTCCGTGCGCGAGAGCGACCAGCAGGGCCTGGCCTCGTGGTACGGCCCGCGCTTTCATGGCCGGCGCACGGCCAGTGGCGAAATCTTCAACCGCCGCGACCTCACCGCCGCGCACCGCACCCTGCCTTTCGGCACCCGGGTGTGCGTGCGCAGCCAGCTCACCGGCCGCGCCGTGGTGGTGCGCATCAACGACCGCGGCCCCTTTGCCGTGAACCGCGTGATTGATGTAAGCCAGGCCGCCGCCCAGGAGCTGGGCATGCAGGGCCTGGGCATCAAGCCCGTGGAGCTGTGGCTGCTGGAGGACGGCGAGGGCGACTGTCCCCAATCGCTGTCGGTGTCGGCACCGTAG
- the metF gene encoding methylenetetrahydrofolate reductase [NAD(P)H] gives MTAANAPATGLPVSFEFFPPKTPEGAGKLRAVRQQLYALQPEFCSVTYGAGGSTQEGTFGTVQEILAEGVSAASHFSCIGATRQSVREELATLKAMGVKRLVALRGDLPSGYGIGGEFHYASDLVAFIRAETGRDFHIEVAAYPEVHPQAKSADADLQAFAAKVRAGADSAITQYFFNADAYERFVDDVRRMGLDVPVVPGIMPIMGSSQLMRFSDACGAEIPRWIRLRLQGFGDDTASIRAFGLDVVTSLCEQLRQRGVPGLHFYTMNQSATTLELCRRLGL, from the coding sequence ATGACTGCGGCCAACGCACCAGCCACCGGTTTGCCGGTGAGCTTTGAATTCTTTCCGCCCAAGACGCCCGAAGGCGCGGGCAAGCTGCGCGCCGTGCGCCAGCAGCTGTATGCGCTGCAACCCGAGTTCTGCTCGGTCACCTATGGCGCGGGCGGATCGACGCAAGAGGGCACCTTCGGCACCGTACAGGAGATCCTGGCCGAGGGCGTGAGCGCGGCCTCGCACTTCTCGTGCATCGGTGCCACGCGCCAGTCGGTGCGCGAGGAGCTGGCCACGCTCAAGGCCATGGGTGTCAAGCGCCTGGTGGCGCTGCGTGGCGATCTGCCCAGCGGCTATGGCATCGGGGGCGAGTTCCACTACGCCAGCGACCTGGTGGCCTTCATTCGGGCTGAGACCGGGCGCGATTTCCACATCGAGGTGGCCGCCTATCCCGAAGTGCATCCCCAGGCCAAGTCGGCCGATGCCGACCTGCAGGCCTTTGCCGCCAAGGTGCGGGCGGGCGCTGATTCGGCCATCACGCAGTACTTCTTCAATGCCGATGCGTATGAGCGCTTTGTGGACGATGTGCGCCGCATGGGGCTGGATGTGCCCGTGGTGCCCGGCATCATGCCCATCATGGGGTCCTCGCAGCTGATGCGGTTTTCCGATGCCTGCGGCGCCGAGATTCCACGTTGGATCCGGCTGCGCCTGCAGGGCTTTGGCGACGATACGGCGTCGATCCGGGCCTTTGGCCTGGACGTGGTGACTTCGCTGTGCGAACAGCTGCGCCAGCGCGGCGTGCCGGGGCTGCACTTCTACACCATGAATCAGAGTGCAACAACGCTGGAGTTGTGCCGGCGCCTCGGTTTGTAA
- a CDS encoding TlyA family RNA methyltransferase, whose protein sequence is MRADVFLVDGGHAATRSQAQRLIAAGVEWRLSPLAPWQKVAKNGDEIPSLAEVRLLDDAEAKYISRGGLKLEGALRATGLSVAGLRCLDVGQSTGGFTDCLLQHGAAQVIGVDVGHGQLHERLRCDLRVVCVEGVNARSLTAQALQQACELALSEVVEAEEDNETQPEAPYSWMRNGGQVDEEYDDSNDAKDKDIETFKSERAARAKAREQGTLPIERRRRAECANVDITPVFDVITGDLSFISLTLVLHALVPLLAPGGSLLMLVKPQFELQPGQVGKGGIVRDAALYAVVEQRIRDCCAELGLAVQAWLDSPISGGDGNHEFFVFARRGA, encoded by the coding sequence ATGCGCGCAGATGTTTTTTTGGTGGATGGCGGTCATGCGGCCACGCGCTCGCAGGCGCAGCGGCTGATTGCCGCGGGCGTGGAGTGGCGCCTGTCGCCGCTGGCGCCCTGGCAGAAGGTCGCCAAGAACGGCGACGAGATTCCCTCCCTGGCCGAGGTGCGGCTGCTCGACGATGCCGAGGCCAAATACATCTCGCGCGGTGGGCTCAAGCTCGAAGGCGCGCTGCGCGCCACCGGCTTGTCGGTGGCGGGGCTGCGCTGCCTGGATGTGGGGCAGAGCACGGGCGGCTTTACTGACTGCCTGCTGCAGCACGGCGCAGCGCAGGTGATTGGCGTGGACGTGGGCCATGGCCAGTTGCACGAACGGCTGCGCTGCGATCTGCGCGTGGTCTGCGTCGAGGGCGTGAACGCGCGTTCGCTGACGGCGCAGGCCTTGCAGCAAGCCTGTGAACTGGCGCTGTCCGAAGTCGTCGAGGCCGAAGAGGACAACGAGACCCAGCCCGAGGCACCCTACAGCTGGATGCGCAATGGCGGGCAGGTGGACGAGGAATACGACGACAGCAATGACGCCAAGGACAAGGACATCGAGACCTTCAAGTCTGAGCGCGCAGCCCGTGCCAAGGCGCGCGAGCAGGGCACGCTGCCGATTGAGCGCCGCCGCCGCGCCGAATGCGCCAATGTGGACATCACGCCAGTGTTTGATGTGATCACGGGCGACCTGTCATTTATCTCGCTCACGCTGGTTCTGCACGCGCTGGTGCCACTGCTGGCACCGGGCGGTAGCCTGCTGATGCTGGTCAAGCCACAGTTTGAGCTGCAGCCCGGCCAGGTCGGCAAGGGTGGCATCGTGCGCGATGCCGCGTTGTACGCGGTGGTGGAGCAACGCATCCGCGACTGCTGCGCCGAACTGGGCCTTGCGGTGCAGGCCTGGCTGGACAGCCCCATCAGCGGTGGCGACGGCAACCACGAGTTTTTTGTTTTTGCGAGGAGGGGCGCATGA
- the ahcY gene encoding adenosylhomocysteinase, which produces MIADIGLAEWGRKEIRIAETEMPGLMAIREEFAAKQALKGARITGSLHMTIQTAVLIETLQALGAEVRWASCNIFSTQDHAAAAIAAAGTPVFAIKGETLAEYWDYTHRIFDFGPAGSEGEGPNLILDDGGDATLLMHLGKRAEKDASLIANPTSEEETCLFASIKAKLAVDPTWYSRKSAQIIGVTEETTTGVHRLKEMSAKGSLMFRAINVNDSVTKSKFDNLYGCRESLVDGIKRATDVMIAGKVAVVAGYGDVGKGSAQALRALSAQVWVTEIDPINALQAAMEGYRVVTMEYAADKAEIFVTTTGNRDVITFEHMQAMKDQSIVCNIGHFDNEIQVAKLEEHCQWEEIKPQVDHVIFADGKRIILLAKGRLVNLGCGTGHPSFVMSSSFANQTIAQIELFTHSDFYENGKVYVLPKHLDEKVARLHLKKVGAMLTELSDEQAAYIGVPKQGPYKPDTYRY; this is translated from the coding sequence ATCATTGCCGACATCGGCTTGGCCGAATGGGGCCGCAAAGAGATCCGCATCGCCGAAACCGAAATGCCCGGCCTGATGGCCATCCGCGAGGAATTCGCCGCCAAGCAGGCGCTCAAGGGTGCGCGCATCACCGGCTCGCTGCACATGACCATCCAGACCGCCGTGCTGATCGAGACGCTGCAGGCCCTGGGTGCCGAAGTGCGCTGGGCATCGTGCAACATCTTCTCCACGCAGGACCATGCCGCCGCCGCCATTGCCGCCGCCGGTACCCCGGTGTTCGCGATCAAGGGCGAAACCCTGGCCGAATACTGGGACTACACCCACCGCATTTTTGACTTTGGCCCCGCCGGCAGCGAAGGCGAAGGCCCCAACCTGATCCTGGACGATGGCGGCGACGCCACGCTGCTGATGCACCTGGGCAAGCGCGCCGAAAAAGACGCCTCGCTGATCGCCAACCCCACCAGCGAAGAAGAAACCTGCCTGTTCGCCTCCATCAAGGCCAAGCTGGCCGTGGACCCCACCTGGTACAGCCGCAAGAGCGCGCAGATCATTGGCGTGACCGAAGAAACCACCACCGGCGTGCACCGTTTGAAGGAAATGTCGGCCAAGGGCAGCCTGATGTTCCGCGCCATCAACGTGAACGACTCGGTGACCAAGTCCAAGTTTGATAACCTGTATGGCTGCCGCGAATCGCTGGTGGACGGCATCAAGCGCGCCACCGACGTGATGATCGCCGGCAAGGTGGCCGTGGTGGCGGGCTACGGTGACGTGGGCAAGGGCAGCGCCCAGGCCCTGCGCGCCCTGAGCGCCCAGGTGTGGGTGACCGAGATTGACCCCATCAACGCCCTGCAGGCCGCGATGGAAGGCTATCGTGTAGTGACCATGGAATACGCCGCCGACAAGGCCGAAATTTTCGTGACCACCACCGGCAACCGCGACGTGATCACGTTCGAGCACATGCAGGCCATGAAGGACCAATCCATCGTCTGCAACATTGGTCATTTCGACAACGAAATCCAGGTGGCCAAGCTCGAAGAGCACTGCCAGTGGGAAGAAATCAAGCCCCAGGTGGACCATGTGATCTTTGCCGATGGCAAGCGCATCATCCTGCTGGCCAAGGGCCGCCTGGTGAACCTGGGTTGTGGCACGGGCCACCCGAGCTTCGTGATGTCCAGCTCGTTTGCCAACCAGACCATCGCCCAGATCGAGCTGTTCACGCACAGTGATTTCTACGAAAACGGCAAGGTCTACGTGCTGCCCAAGCACCTGGACGAAAAGGTGGCGCGCCTGCACCTCAAGAAGGTGGGCGCCATGCTGACCGAGCTGAGCGACGAGCAGGCCGCCTACATCGGCGTGCCCAAGCAAGGCCCTTACAAGCCCGATACCTACCGGTATTGA
- a CDS encoding peptide chain release factor 3: protein MSYASETRRRRTFAIISHPDAGKTTLTEKLLLFSGAIQIAGAVKGRKASRHATSDWMEIEKQRGISVASSVMQMLYRDHVINLLDTPGHKDFSEDTYRVLTAVDSALMVIDAANGVEAQTRRLIEVCRQRDTPIITFVNKMDREVRDPLDILDEVERELGMPCCPITWPVGQGKSFGGIINLRTQTMTVFTPGSDRGPKDFEVVPLAEADRLRQRFGQSFDDALESMELAQGASAAWNHADFLAGKLTPVFFGSGVNNFGVMEVLDAVVDMSPPPGPRISTLQVNKQPVVKTIQPEDEGFAGVVFKVQANMDANHRDRIAFVRVASGKYTPGMKLKVQRTGKELRPTSVVTFMSQRREAVEEAYAGDIIGFTTHGGVQLGDTITDGANLQFTGLPFFAPELFMTVILKNPLRTKQLQQGLSQLGEEGAIQVFRPDVGGPMLLGAVGQLQFEVVQHRLKAEYDADVRLEGCQYTGARWITADSPADLRAFTDAYPMRLSHDAANALAYLCTSPYDVRLAQERFPKIHFHPLREHAGLALDSNH, encoded by the coding sequence GTGTCCTACGCCTCTGAAACCCGGCGCCGCCGTACCTTTGCCATCATTTCCCACCCCGACGCCGGTAAAACGACGCTGACGGAAAAGCTGCTGCTGTTCTCGGGCGCGATCCAGATCGCCGGCGCCGTCAAAGGCCGCAAGGCCAGCCGCCACGCAACATCCGACTGGATGGAAATCGAAAAGCAGCGCGGCATCTCGGTGGCCTCTTCGGTCATGCAGATGCTCTACCGCGACCACGTCATCAACCTGCTCGACACCCCCGGCCACAAGGACTTCTCGGAAGACACCTACCGCGTGCTCACCGCCGTGGACTCGGCCCTGATGGTGATTGACGCGGCCAACGGTGTGGAAGCGCAGACGCGCCGCCTGATCGAGGTCTGCCGCCAGCGCGACACGCCCATCATCACCTTCGTGAACAAGATGGACCGCGAGGTGCGCGACCCGCTGGACATTCTTGACGAGGTGGAGCGCGAGCTGGGCATGCCCTGCTGCCCCATCACCTGGCCCGTGGGCCAGGGCAAGAGCTTTGGCGGCATCATCAATCTGCGCACGCAGACCATGACCGTGTTCACCCCCGGTAGCGACCGCGGCCCGAAAGACTTCGAAGTCGTGCCGCTGGCCGAGGCCGACCGGCTGCGCCAGCGCTTTGGCCAGTCGTTTGACGATGCGCTGGAGAGCATGGAGCTGGCCCAGGGCGCCTCGGCGGCGTGGAACCATGCCGACTTTCTGGCCGGCAAGCTCACGCCCGTGTTCTTCGGTTCGGGCGTGAACAACTTCGGTGTGATGGAAGTGCTCGATGCCGTGGTCGACATGTCGCCCCCGCCCGGCCCGCGCATCAGCACCTTGCAGGTCAACAAGCAGCCTGTGGTCAAGACCATTCAGCCCGAGGACGAAGGCTTTGCCGGCGTGGTGTTCAAGGTGCAGGCCAACATGGACGCCAACCACCGCGACCGCATCGCCTTCGTGCGCGTGGCCTCGGGCAAATACACACCGGGCATGAAGCTCAAGGTGCAGCGCACGGGCAAAGAACTGCGCCCCACCAGCGTGGTGACCTTCATGAGCCAGCGCCGCGAGGCGGTGGAAGAAGCCTATGCGGGCGACATCATCGGCTTTACCACGCACGGCGGCGTGCAGCTGGGCGACACCATCACCGACGGCGCCAACCTGCAGTTCACCGGCCTGCCCTTCTTCGCGCCCGAGCTGTTCATGACGGTGATTTTGAAGAACCCGCTGCGCACCAAGCAGCTGCAGCAGGGCCTGTCGCAGCTGGGCGAGGAAGGCGCCATCCAGGTCTTTCGGCCCGACGTGGGCGGCCCCATGCTGCTGGGCGCCGTGGGCCAGCTGCAGTTTGAAGTGGTGCAGCACCGCCTGAAAGCCGAATACGACGCCGATGTGCGCCTGGAAGGCTGCCAATACACGGGCGCGCGCTGGATCACCGCCGACAGCCCGGCCGACCTGCGCGCCTTTACCGACGCCTATCCCATGCGCCTGTCCCACGACGCCGCCAATGCGCTCGCCTACCTGTGCACCAGCCCGTATGACGTGCGGCTGGCGCAGGAGCGGTTTCCGAAAATCCACTTCCACCCCCTGCGCGAGCATGCGGGCCTGGCTCTGGACAGCAACCACTGA